The Megachile rotundata isolate GNS110a chromosome 8, iyMegRotu1, whole genome shotgun sequence genome has a segment encoding these proteins:
- the LOC100882365 gene encoding large ribosomal subunit protein eL22, translated as MAPTTAKKTKGPAMKKQALRGKGQKKKVSLKFTIDCTHPAEDNIMDVANFEKYLHERIKVSGKTNNFGNSVALERDKMKLSVNSDIDFSKRYLKYLTKKYLKKNKLRDWLRVVSKDKDTYELRYFQINSQEDDDEEDVE; from the exons ATGGCTCCG ACCACGGCGAAAAAGACTAAAGGACCGGCCATGAAAAAACAAGCCCTACGGGGTAAAGGCCAAAAGAAAAAGGTGTCCCTCAAGTTCACCATTGACTGTACACATCCTGCAGAGGACAATATTATGGACGTAGCCAATTTT gAAAAATACCTGCACGAAAGAATTAAGGTTTCAGGTAAAACGAACAATTTTGGCAACAGCGTCGCGTTGGAACGCGATAAGATGAAATTGTCAGTTAATAGTGATATTGACTTTTCTAAACG GTACCTTAAATATTTGACAAAGaagtatttgaaaaaaaataaactGCGTGACTGGTTGCGTGTAGTTTCAAAAGACAAAGACACCTACGAATTAAGGTACTTCCAGATCAACAGTCAAGAGGATGATGATGAAGAAGATGTTGAATGA